In one Lolium rigidum isolate FL_2022 unplaced genomic scaffold, APGP_CSIRO_Lrig_0.1 contig_20309_1, whole genome shotgun sequence genomic region, the following are encoded:
- the LOC124680581 gene encoding uncharacterized protein LOC124680581 isoform X1, with protein MLDMPADLAREREEETACDRIFREFMAGVARFEELVDGGRRFLTRFRQELEYFRRPRVPVESDVIGEIVRSNCTDRMKSYLESGCSLHCQSISNLSQLNSCEGELKGCIHKVKALLEELQCLVEGAYDATLTANLRAMHAPDESTADNKMNDPSNCREEKGEQPADHLDSDSSLVTLMILVHNMLKLDYTMQEKIVGSLSLKSSSAELDGYCLMWDLRPYVEGGVMNLAWKSCP; from the exons ATGCTGGACATGCCGGCGGATCTTGCCAGGGAACGAGAAGAGGAAACCGCTTGCGACCGTATCTTCAGGGAATTCATGGCCGG GGTGGCGCGGTTCGAGGAGCTCGTGGATGGCGGGAGGCGATTCCTGACGAGATTCCGGCAAGAGCTAG AGTATTTTCGGAGGCCGCGGGTTCCGGTTGAATCGGATGTTATAGGTGAGATAGTTAGATCTAACTGCACCGACAGGATGAAGTCCTATCTCGAATCAGGCTGCAGCCTTCACTGCCAGAGCATCTCCAACTTGAGCCAGT TAAATTCATGCGAGGGAGAGCTCAAAGGTTGTATACACAAAG TGAAGGCACTGCTCGAAGAACTTCAATGCCTAGTGGAAGGTGCTTATGACGCAACACTAACAGCCAATTTACGTGCTATGCACGCTCCAGACGAGAGCACTGCTGACAACAAGATGAACGACCCATCCAACTGCAGAGAG GAGAAGGGGGAGCAGCCTGCAGATCACCTCGACAGCGATTCATCGCTCGTTACATTGATGATCCTCGTCCATAACATGCTAAAGCTTGATTACACGATGCAG GAGAAGATTGTCGGGTCACTGTCCCTCAAATCATCTTCCGCGGAGCTTGATGGTTACTGCCTTATGTGGGATCTGAGGCCGTACGTCGAGGGCGGCGTGATGAATCTTGCGTGGAAATCATGCCCGTAG
- the LOC124680581 gene encoding uncharacterized protein LOC124680581 isoform X2 encodes MLDMPADLAREREEETACDRIFREFMAGVARFEELVDGGRRFLTRFRQELEYFRRPRVPVESDVIGEIVRSNCTDRMKSYLESGCSLHCQSISNLSQLNSCEGELKGCIHKVKALLEELQCLVEGAYDATLTANLRAMHAPDESTADNKMNDPSNCREKGEQPADHLDSDSSLVTLMILVHNMLKLDYTMQEKIVGSLSLKSSSAELDGYCLMWDLRPYVEGGVMNLAWKSCP; translated from the exons ATGCTGGACATGCCGGCGGATCTTGCCAGGGAACGAGAAGAGGAAACCGCTTGCGACCGTATCTTCAGGGAATTCATGGCCGG GGTGGCGCGGTTCGAGGAGCTCGTGGATGGCGGGAGGCGATTCCTGACGAGATTCCGGCAAGAGCTAG AGTATTTTCGGAGGCCGCGGGTTCCGGTTGAATCGGATGTTATAGGTGAGATAGTTAGATCTAACTGCACCGACAGGATGAAGTCCTATCTCGAATCAGGCTGCAGCCTTCACTGCCAGAGCATCTCCAACTTGAGCCAGT TAAATTCATGCGAGGGAGAGCTCAAAGGTTGTATACACAAAG TGAAGGCACTGCTCGAAGAACTTCAATGCCTAGTGGAAGGTGCTTATGACGCAACACTAACAGCCAATTTACGTGCTATGCACGCTCCAGACGAGAGCACTGCTGACAACAAGATGAACGACCCATCCAACTGCAGAGAG AAGGGGGAGCAGCCTGCAGATCACCTCGACAGCGATTCATCGCTCGTTACATTGATGATCCTCGTCCATAACATGCTAAAGCTTGATTACACGATGCAG GAGAAGATTGTCGGGTCACTGTCCCTCAAATCATCTTCCGCGGAGCTTGATGGTTACTGCCTTATGTGGGATCTGAGGCCGTACGTCGAGGGCGGCGTGATGAATCTTGCGTGGAAATCATGCCCGTAG